A genome region from Gemmatimonadota bacterium includes the following:
- a CDS encoding outer membrane beta-barrel protein: MGPLRMLVPRIPVLGIAVFVLSALTLHPSASAQELPREWATLGGYAGVASARSLWRSPYESRRTGAPTLGVFADARTSIDALSVLASAGLVRRGGEVYNERQDPDGLGATELSADYLTMSVLAKGRLQVGPLTGWIGVGPTLDILLRSNRSGVLNQILERDHVTGGGATAGAGVDVEVTPTYRIGLELRATERLTTAFDGVAGDVRFRTFEALVRIGRIVR, translated from the coding sequence ATGGGTCCGCTCCGCATGCTGGTTCCCCGCATCCCGGTCCTCGGCATCGCGGTGTTCGTCCTGTCGGCGCTCACGCTGCACCCCTCGGCGTCGGCTCAGGAGCTTCCGCGTGAATGGGCCACGCTCGGCGGCTACGCCGGTGTCGCCAGCGCCCGCTCCCTCTGGAGAAGCCCGTACGAATCGCGTAGAACCGGAGCTCCGACCCTGGGCGTCTTCGCGGATGCGCGTACGTCCATCGACGCGCTTTCCGTGCTGGCCTCGGCGGGCCTCGTGCGCCGCGGGGGCGAGGTCTACAACGAGCGTCAGGATCCGGACGGCCTCGGCGCCACGGAGTTGTCCGCCGACTACCTGACGATGTCGGTGCTGGCCAAGGGGCGCCTGCAGGTGGGACCGCTCACCGGCTGGATCGGCGTGGGGCCCACGCTGGACATCCTGCTCCGCTCCAACCGCAGCGGCGTCCTCAACCAGATCCTCGAACGCGATCACGTGACGGGCGGCGGGGCCACGGCCGGGGCGGGTGTCGACGTCGAGGTCACGCCGACCTACCGGATCGGGCTGGAGCTGCGCGCCACCGAGCGGCTCACCACCGCGTTCGACGGCGTGGCAGGCGACGTGCGCTTCCGGACGTTCGAGGCGCTCGTCCGGATCGGGAGGATCGTGCGCTAG
- a CDS encoding GNAT family N-acetyltransferase codes for MPALDPTFALRTERLRLTPLQESDAPFLVELLNDPDFLTQIGDRGVRDEESAVVWLDSGPRASWKTHGFGLLRVGLRSGGTAIGICGILRRPGLDHPDLGFALLPAWRGKGLASEAARAVLDHARHALGLTRIEAITSIGNAASGRVLTGLGFRLEGEVQVGQEPVLLYGSDGLGTDGQTPA; via the coding sequence ATGCCCGCCCTCGACCCCACGTTCGCGCTGCGCACGGAGCGCCTGCGTCTGACCCCGCTGCAGGAGTCCGACGCACCCTTCCTGGTGGAGCTCCTGAACGACCCGGACTTCCTGACACAGATCGGCGACCGGGGCGTCCGCGACGAAGAAAGCGCGGTGGTGTGGTTGGACAGCGGCCCGCGTGCCAGTTGGAAGACCCATGGATTCGGTCTGCTGCGTGTGGGCCTGCGTTCCGGCGGCACCGCGATCGGCATCTGCGGGATCCTGCGACGTCCCGGCCTGGACCACCCGGACCTGGGCTTTGCGCTGCTGCCGGCCTGGCGCGGGAAGGGCTTGGCCTCGGAGGCCGCGCGCGCGGTCCTGGACCACGCGCGCCATGCGCTCGGCCTGACCCGCATCGAGGCCATCACCTCGATCGGCAACGCCGCGTCGGGCCGGGTGCTGACCGGCCTGGGCTTCCGCCTGGAGGGGGAGGTCCAGGTGGGGCAGGAGCCGGTCCTGCTGTACGGATCCGACGGACTGGGGACCGATGGCCAGACCCCCGCGTGA
- a CDS encoding FAD-dependent monooxygenase — MRSHTVVIVGGGPTGLMLAAELALAAVDVVVLERRADQSLSGSRALGITARTLEVLDQRGLAERFLEAGQTAQITGFATTRLDLSDFPTRHPYGLALRQKHIERLLAEWVTELGVPILYGSEVDGFVQDERGVDVTLDDGGSMRARFLVGCDGGRSVVRKIAGIEFRGWDATTSNLLAEVEMTETPPYGVHRTAAGLHAFGREEYEIRNGEIIYKEVGPIGVMVTEPDVGSTREPTLEDLKRLLVLACGTDYGAHSLTWISRFTDMTRQAVRYRDGRVLLSGDAAHVHSPIGGQGLSTGVQDAVNLGWKLALVAKGLAPDRLLDSYHDERHPVGARVLEATMAQVALNRDDERTGAAPTVLGDILRMEEPRTLLAGRMSGLDIRYDLGEGHPLLGRRMPDLDIETSHGERRVFSFLHGGRAVLLDLARRGTLDITPWADRVQHVIAAYTDTWVLPVIGPVSAPDAVLIRPDGHVAWVGEGTPAGLTEALATWFGPAAPGGTNRNGQLGTG, encoded by the coding sequence ATGAGGAGTCATACCGTCGTGATCGTCGGAGGTGGACCCACCGGCCTCATGCTCGCGGCCGAGCTGGCGCTCGCGGCCGTCGACGTGGTCGTCCTGGAGCGGCGGGCGGATCAGTCCCTGTCCGGTTCACGGGCGCTCGGGATCACGGCGCGCACCCTGGAGGTCCTCGACCAGCGCGGCCTCGCGGAGCGGTTCCTCGAGGCGGGTCAGACGGCGCAGATCACGGGCTTCGCCACCACGCGCCTGGACCTCAGCGACTTCCCGACCCGCCACCCCTATGGTCTTGCGCTCCGGCAGAAGCACATCGAGCGCCTCCTCGCCGAGTGGGTCACCGAGCTCGGTGTCCCGATCCTGTACGGGTCGGAGGTCGACGGGTTCGTCCAGGACGAACGCGGCGTCGACGTCACGCTCGACGACGGCGGGTCCATGCGCGCCCGGTTCCTCGTGGGCTGCGACGGGGGACGGAGCGTCGTGCGCAAGATTGCGGGCATCGAGTTCCGCGGCTGGGATGCGACGACCAGCAACCTCCTCGCCGAGGTGGAGATGACGGAGACGCCGCCCTATGGTGTGCACCGCACCGCGGCGGGTCTGCACGCGTTCGGACGGGAGGAATACGAGATCCGGAACGGCGAGATCATCTACAAGGAGGTCGGGCCGATCGGCGTCATGGTGACCGAGCCGGATGTGGGATCGACGCGTGAGCCCACGCTGGAAGACCTCAAGAGGCTGCTGGTGCTCGCGTGCGGCACCGACTATGGCGCCCACTCCTTGACCTGGATCTCCCGGTTCACGGACATGACGCGGCAGGCCGTCCGGTATCGGGATGGGCGCGTGCTGCTCTCGGGGGACGCCGCCCACGTGCACTCCCCCATCGGCGGTCAGGGCTTGAGCACCGGAGTCCAGGACGCCGTGAACCTCGGGTGGAAGCTCGCGCTGGTGGCCAAGGGCCTCGCACCGGATCGCCTGCTCGATTCGTATCACGACGAACGCCACCCCGTAGGCGCACGCGTGCTCGAGGCGACGATGGCGCAGGTGGCCTTGAACCGCGACGACGAACGCACTGGGGCGGCCCCCACCGTCCTGGGCGACATCCTGCGGATGGAGGAGCCGCGCACGCTCCTCGCCGGGCGGATGTCGGGCCTGGACATCCGCTACGACCTCGGCGAGGGACATCCCCTGCTCGGACGTCGCATGCCCGACCTCGACATCGAGACGTCGCACGGTGAGCGGCGCGTGTTCAGCTTCCTCCATGGCGGACGTGCCGTCCTGCTGGACCTCGCCCGCAGGGGCACGCTGGACATCACGCCCTGGGCGGACCGCGTGCAGCATGTGATCGCAGCCTACACGGACACGTGGGTGCTACCGGTGATCGGCCCGGTCTCCGCGCCCGACGCGGTCCTCATCCGGCCGGACGGCCACGTCGCCTGGGTGGGAGAGGGGACCCCGGCGGGGCTCACCGAAGCGCTCGCGACCTGGTTCGGCCCGGCGGCCCCCGGGGGCACGAACCGCAACGGCCAACTCGGCACAGGTTGA
- a CDS encoding aminotransferase class I/II-fold pyridoxal phosphate-dependent enzyme yields MAVLAERLRSLGTENAFKLGEDIQRCIDRGLDVIRFNLGAPDFRSAPYLNDVAIAELTAGNATYCDPQGLPGFRKAIAEHVTRTRGVEVGPERVVVTPGGKPPIGYTMQTYVDPGDEVVYPSPGFPIYESWITFVGAEPRPLKLSEERGFAFTADDLAARVSERTKLVILCSPSNPTGGVLSKDDLGAIAEVIRSRCSPDVRVFADEIYEHILFDGERHASILSEPGMAERTVLASGLSKGFAMMGWRLGWAVLPTAAEAAVFKQLNINTVSCVPPFLQEGGRAAYEDPRTAATVAAMVREFEERRDWVVPALNAIPGVRCQMPKGAFYVFPNVEGVCRELGIFEAYDALSPEGRARTSPAGMLQMFLLYRYGIATMDRKSFGKIGAEGEHYLRLSIANSMEDIQEGVRRFREASTDRAGFAAFLAEERMWS; encoded by the coding sequence ATGGCGGTGCTGGCCGAGCGACTGAGGAGCCTGGGAACCGAGAACGCGTTCAAGCTGGGCGAGGACATCCAGCGCTGCATCGACCGCGGGCTGGACGTGATCCGCTTCAACCTGGGCGCGCCCGACTTCCGGAGCGCGCCCTACCTGAACGACGTCGCCATCGCCGAGCTGACCGCGGGCAACGCCACCTACTGCGATCCGCAGGGGCTGCCCGGGTTCCGGAAGGCGATCGCGGAGCACGTGACGCGCACGCGCGGTGTGGAGGTGGGGCCCGAGCGCGTGGTGGTCACCCCGGGCGGCAAGCCTCCCATCGGCTACACGATGCAGACGTACGTGGACCCGGGGGACGAGGTGGTCTACCCGAGTCCCGGCTTCCCCATCTACGAGTCCTGGATCACGTTCGTGGGCGCCGAGCCCCGTCCGCTCAAGCTCTCCGAGGAGCGCGGCTTCGCCTTCACGGCGGACGATCTCGCGGCCCGAGTGAGCGAGCGCACCAAGCTGGTCATCCTCTGCTCCCCGTCCAATCCCACGGGTGGCGTGCTCTCCAAGGACGATCTGGGCGCCATCGCCGAGGTGATCCGCTCGCGCTGCTCACCTGACGTGCGCGTCTTCGCCGACGAGATCTACGAGCACATCCTCTTCGACGGCGAGCGCCACGCCAGCATCCTCTCCGAGCCGGGGATGGCCGAACGCACCGTGCTGGCGTCCGGCCTCTCCAAGGGCTTCGCCATGATGGGCTGGCGCCTCGGCTGGGCCGTGCTGCCCACGGCCGCCGAAGCCGCGGTCTTCAAGCAGCTCAACATCAACACGGTCTCCTGCGTGCCGCCGTTCCTGCAGGAGGGTGGACGCGCCGCCTACGAGGACCCGCGCACGGCGGCGACGGTGGCTGCGATGGTGCGCGAGTTCGAGGAGCGCCGGGACTGGGTGGTCCCCGCGCTGAACGCCATCCCGGGCGTGCGCTGCCAGATGCCCAAGGGCGCGTTCTACGTCTTCCCCAACGTGGAGGGCGTGTGCCGCGAGCTCGGCATCTTCGAGGCCTACGACGCGCTCTCCCCGGAGGGCCGCGCGCGCACCAGCCCGGCCGGTATGCTGCAGATGTTCCTGCTCTACCGCTACGGCATCGCCACCATGGACCGGAAGTCGTTCGGGAAGATCGGCGCCGAAGGCGAGCACTACCTGCGCCTGTCCATCGCCAACAGCATGGAAGACATCCAGGAAGGGGTGCGACGCTTCCGCGAGGCCAGCACCGACCGGGCGGGCTTCGCCGCCTTCCTGGCGGAAGAGCGGATGTGGAGCTGA
- a CDS encoding YigZ family protein: MADGDVTVARAVRVEIPRIKGSRFIADLVPVSDAAQADAAVDAARAAFPDARHHCFAWRVGARGDTFRFGDDGEPAGSAGRPILQHLEGLDVTDAVLVVTRYFGGTKLGVGGLIRAYGGAAAAALEAAELVPVVHTRRVAVEHRYEDSGAVAGFLSALGVEPTRSEYGETIHLEFDVPAADVETFVAELTDRTAGRVRIRIQGDER, encoded by the coding sequence ATGGCGGACGGCGACGTCACGGTGGCGCGCGCCGTCCGGGTGGAGATCCCCCGCATCAAGGGCTCGCGCTTCATCGCCGATCTGGTCCCGGTGAGCGACGCGGCGCAGGCGGACGCGGCGGTGGACGCGGCCCGCGCCGCGTTCCCCGACGCCCGCCACCACTGCTTCGCGTGGCGGGTGGGCGCCCGCGGGGACACATTCCGCTTCGGTGATGACGGCGAGCCCGCCGGCTCCGCGGGCAGGCCCATCCTGCAGCACCTCGAGGGGCTGGACGTCACGGACGCCGTGCTCGTCGTGACCCGGTACTTCGGCGGCACCAAGCTGGGCGTGGGCGGGCTGATCCGCGCCTACGGCGGGGCGGCGGCGGCGGCCCTGGAGGCTGCGGAGCTGGTGCCGGTGGTGCACACCCGCAGGGTCGCCGTGGAGCATCGCTACGAGGACTCGGGCGCCGTGGCGGGTTTCCTGTCCGCTCTCGGCGTCGAGCCGACGAGATCCGAGTACGGCGAGACCATCCATCTCGAGTTCGACGTGCCGGCCGCGGACGTGGAGACGTTCGTGGCCGAGCTGACCGACCGCACCGCCGGACGCGTGCGCATCCGCATCCAGGGAGACGAGCGATGA
- a CDS encoding M20/M25/M40 family metallo-hydrolase, translating to MADAASVAGQQRMDPALDALAGWVALDVPTGYERRVAPALAEALDGWSADAWGNLVLRTGSGSPRSVIACALDAPAYAASQITEDGYLRLHRIGRGSDHPLWDQAHEAQQVRILTADGPVAGVVANANGHFAQQHRGDSAVVGADDLWVDVGAEAREDVAALGTDLLDPVVRHWPAWALEGAVAGPSAGARAGCAAVATVAESARRSPPRGEHTFVLSAQEGLGWVGLSSLLARGGAVDQVVVVAPGAPSAVAESRPAGRLGSFGGVLAQRGVESVRWLAPAVEDAGALSERIRAEEALRLRAAVAEAAGVALPAGAAWVDAPARAPFRTTGVSDLDEVAALLERLVELHAVPGHEWAVRRAVLEALPAWARERAVVDDIGNVIVEAGPDRDTTVFMAHMDEVGYEVESVAPDGVVTLGARGGAVAPAWEGQTALLHFDPPGAPSTASGRGVDPTRERAREALRVEAPRPPLRGVFLTRDAPARKRPDVIQAWFGLDGPALAALGVGEGSGVTSHKEGLRLGRHRFTARALDDRAGTTALILALHRIDPDALSHKVLFTWSVHEEGGLRGAAAMARRYGPSARRIFSIDTFVSSDTPLESPHFAYAPLGQGPVLRSIENSSVAPDEVRARVRRIAREAGIPLQIGLTQGGTDGTTFTFQGAPNAGLSWPGRYSHAPGEVLDLRDLARLRDLIAAVARAEEG from the coding sequence ATGGCGGACGCGGCCTCCGTGGCTGGCCAGCAGCGCATGGATCCGGCCCTGGACGCGCTCGCCGGGTGGGTGGCGCTGGACGTGCCCACCGGCTACGAGCGGCGGGTGGCTCCGGCCCTGGCGGAGGCCCTGGACGGCTGGAGCGCGGACGCCTGGGGCAACCTGGTGCTGCGCACCGGCTCGGGCAGCCCGCGCAGCGTGATCGCCTGTGCGCTCGACGCCCCCGCGTACGCCGCCAGCCAGATCACCGAGGACGGCTACCTGCGCCTGCACCGGATCGGGCGCGGCTCGGACCATCCGCTCTGGGACCAGGCGCACGAGGCGCAGCAGGTGCGGATCCTCACGGCCGACGGGCCGGTGGCCGGCGTGGTGGCCAACGCCAACGGGCACTTCGCCCAGCAGCACCGGGGCGATTCGGCCGTGGTGGGCGCCGACGACCTCTGGGTGGACGTGGGCGCGGAGGCGCGGGAGGACGTGGCGGCGCTCGGCACCGACCTGCTGGATCCCGTGGTGCGGCATTGGCCCGCCTGGGCCCTGGAGGGCGCCGTGGCTGGCCCGTCCGCCGGCGCCCGGGCCGGCTGCGCCGCGGTGGCCACGGTCGCGGAGTCCGCCCGGCGCTCCCCGCCCCGGGGCGAGCACACGTTCGTGCTGAGCGCCCAGGAAGGCCTGGGATGGGTGGGCCTGTCGTCGCTGCTGGCACGCGGGGGCGCCGTGGACCAGGTCGTCGTGGTGGCGCCCGGGGCACCTTCCGCCGTGGCCGAGTCCCGTCCGGCCGGGCGACTCGGCTCCTTCGGGGGCGTGCTGGCGCAGCGCGGCGTCGAGTCCGTGCGCTGGCTGGCGCCCGCCGTGGAGGATGCGGGGGCCCTGTCGGAGCGGATCCGCGCCGAGGAGGCGCTGCGCCTGCGGGCCGCCGTGGCGGAAGCCGCGGGCGTGGCCCTCCCGGCGGGCGCGGCCTGGGTGGACGCTCCGGCCCGCGCGCCCTTCCGGACGACGGGCGTGTCCGACCTGGACGAGGTGGCGGCGCTCCTGGAGCGACTGGTGGAGCTCCACGCCGTGCCCGGCCACGAGTGGGCGGTCCGGCGGGCCGTGCTGGAGGCCCTGCCGGCCTGGGCCCGCGAGCGGGCGGTGGTGGACGACATCGGCAACGTCATCGTGGAGGCCGGGCCCGACCGCGACACCACGGTGTTCATGGCCCACATGGATGAGGTGGGCTACGAGGTGGAATCCGTCGCGCCCGACGGGGTGGTCACCCTGGGGGCGCGGGGTGGGGCGGTGGCGCCCGCCTGGGAGGGCCAGACCGCGCTGCTGCACTTCGACCCGCCCGGGGCGCCCAGCACGGCCTCCGGCCGGGGCGTGGACCCGACCCGGGAGCGCGCCCGCGAGGCGCTCCGCGTGGAGGCGCCCCGGCCGCCGCTCCGGGGCGTGTTCCTCACCCGGGACGCCCCGGCCCGCAAACGGCCGGACGTCATCCAGGCTTGGTTCGGCCTGGACGGGCCCGCCCTGGCGGCGCTGGGGGTGGGGGAGGGCTCCGGCGTGACCAGCCACAAGGAGGGCCTGCGGCTGGGCCGGCACCGCTTCACGGCCCGCGCCCTGGATGATCGGGCCGGCACCACGGCGCTGATCCTCGCGCTGCACCGGATCGATCCGGACGCGCTGTCCCACAAGGTCCTGTTCACCTGGTCGGTGCACGAGGAGGGCGGCCTGCGCGGTGCGGCCGCGATGGCGCGGCGCTACGGGCCCTCCGCCCGACGCATCTTCAGCATCGACACGTTCGTGTCGTCGGACACGCCGCTGGAGTCGCCCCACTTCGCGTACGCGCCACTGGGGCAGGGACCGGTGCTGCGGAGCATCGAGAACTCGAGCGTCGCGCCGGACGAGGTGCGGGCGCGCGTGCGCCGGATCGCCCGCGAGGCGGGCATCCCCCTGCAGATCGGCCTGACCCAGGGCGGCACGGACGGCACCACGTTCACGTTCCAGGGCGCACCCAACGCCGGGCTGTCCTGGCCCGGTCGCTACAGCCACGCGCCGGGCGAGGTGCTGGACCTCAGGGACCTGGCGCGGCTCCGGGATCTGATCGCGGCGGTGGCGAGGGCGGAGGAGGGGTAG